TTGTCCCCTCTTTTAAAGGAATAAGTTGAATCTGATCACCCGAATGACCTGTCGGCAAATATTTCCCTTTTACTAATAATCCTTCATAGAAATGTGAATCGATTGCATCCGCTTCTATTCTACTAATCTGGTCAAATCCAAGCTCGCTTGCCTCCAGCGTAACCATGTTTGGTTTTACCTCTTCCGTTGCTTTCAACATTTTGGCTGCCTGGCCTCTTGTAATAAAAGCATTGGGACTGAATGTATCAGGTGTCGTACCAGACGTGATTCCCAGCTTGTAAATAATAAAAATATTCAAACCATGTAAAGAGTAGTTAACGTCTTTGAATGGTATTTCATTACTATTGTAATCATAGCGAGGTAAATCAAACGCTTTGACAAGAATCGAAGCCATCTGTCCGCGTTTGATCGGATCATTCGGACCGTAACGCCCATCTCCATAGCCGTTAATAATTCCGTTTTCAGCTAAAGCGGCAATAGCCTTATAATAACCGTTTGCTGTCGATACATCTTTAAATTTCGGGTCTTTCACATTGGCTGTGTCCAATTTAACCATTTTCGCAATAATTGCCGCTGCTTGTCCCCGTGTTATAGAGTTGCCCGGTTTAAATGTACCATCCGGGTAGCCTCCCAAAATATTGCGCTCGGCCAATTCATACACTGCTTCGGCAAAATACTTTGAAGCCGGTACATCTGAAAATTGCTTCGAGCTTGCAGCTGATGCTTCCGTTAAAGGTAAGCTACATGCAAATATAAGTGCGCCAAATGCTGCCAATATTCTTTTTTTCATTGATTAGTTCCCTTTCTTTTTAAGTTGGATTTCTTTATACTAGAAAACCTTTTTCGTCTTATATTATTTTACATTATTATCTTTATTTAGCCAGATTAATAATGAATAACTAAACTTTATATGTACTAACTCATTAAAATTAGAGTAAAAGTTAAAAATTAATTTACAGGAAAATAAACGAAAATTCAGACCATTTAATGATTCTTATTTAATGAATACATGGTAACTTAAACTTATTACAGATTGAGAGAAGGAAAATTTATGAATATTGAACATATAACGATGTACGCTTCTAACTTTGAAGCAACAAAACAATTTTATATAGCCAAACTAGAATTCCCTCTACATTCAGAAGAGTCGGATCGCTTTACAATACTTGTGGGAGGTACAGCAGTTACGTTCACCAAGGCCCCATTGAACGAAAATCCATTTTATCATTTTGCTTTTGATATCCCTTCAAATCAGTTTGAAGAAGCAAAAGCATGGACCAAAGGAAAAGTTACATTATCAAAAGAACAAGGTAAAGATGAAGTTTACTTTGAAGGTATTGACGCGAAATCCATCTATTTTGAGGATCCTGCAGGAAATATAGTCGAATTTATTTGCCGCTTTTCCGATGCAAAGCAAAATACAACACCGTTTAACGCTTCATCGCTTCAAAAAGTGTCGGAGATGAGTATTGTGGTAAAGGATAAATTAAAATCAGCATCAGCGTTTCACGAGGTTTCAATTTTTGAACGGGACCATAAAGAAATATCGGCTGAAGGGTTAACATTTATGGGCGCAAGGGAAGATGCATCCTATCTTTTGTTTGTTAATGAAGGCCGCACATGGTTCTTCTCAAATAAGAAGGCTGAAGTTTTCCCGTTAGAGGTTTTATTAACGGATGGAGTATTACTGAAAATAGACGGGAAACTGGAATTGGTGAGTTCGAATCGGGATTAAATCTCTTCTTAATCCAACGAGCTTGGGTCTACAAGCTCGTTTGGGCAATATGTATTATACTTTGTATCACTAAATCGATATCCTTTTCTTCGTTAATTACAAACAAATAGTCGGCCTCGTTTTCTGAAGGATCTACTATTTCTTCTTTTAGAGATTCCAGATTTTGTTTAATAAGCAATTCTTCAAAATTTGTAATTGGACCTCTAAATATAGCTGTACTTCTTGCACTATGTTTGATTCTGGAATGGAGTACCTCATCTGATAGATTAAAGTGAACCAATATCCGGACAAAGGCTGTTGGTGGGTATACTTGCTGTAGTAAATATTCTCGACCATTAATGCTCCGATTCGAGTTGCAAATAATAAAATGATAATCTGTATGTGCTTTGGCATAATCGACAATTAACTTAGAGAGCGCATGTTTAAGGATATTGGGTCCTTCATCCCTTTGCAGCTTCTTATAAATAGTATTTAGAAATTCAGCGTGGTTGTCCTGATCGATCACAATCGAATTATTTAATTGTTTTTCTAAAGCATAAGCAAATGTAGTTTTTCCGGAATGAGTTTTGCCCACTGTCATAATTACTAATCTTTTCATAGCTAAAATTCCTTTCAATATTATCTCCCTCGATACTTGCATAAAATCCCAATAATTTTTATAGAAAAAAGCATTACTCCCATCAAGGTAATGCCCCTTATTTCAAATCAAAAGTTATCATTATTTTTTTGACGCATCAGCTGAATTAACTGATCGATTTTTTCATTTTTTTCCTGATCCAATTTTTGTTTCATATCCATAAACTTAATCGCTTTTACAATAAAATAAATTACAAAAATAATAATTACTAAGTTAAATAGCATCGGTAACAATCCGATTAACGCAAACAAGCCAATACCACCGCTATCATACATCATTTCCATCACCATCACTCCATCCCAATATACTCTATTAATATACCATTAAATGGATTTGACTGTGTTAATTTTTTTGCAGTTCAATAAAAAATATGTTATTTTGTCTAGCTATTTTATAGATTTCACTTTTATCTTCATAGAGGAAATGGTTGTTTAATGGGATCCGTATTGAGTTACCGTCATTTGCCTTAAAGTTGTATTCTTCATATCTACCGGTATCATCTTGGTAGTACTCAAGCGCCACTTCTTTAATTTCAGTCCATTCTAACGATTTTCCATCAAATAAATTATGCGATACAATTTTTTCTTTGCCTATATATGTATAGCTCAAAACCGATAAATAAAAAACAAAAATACCGCCTGCCACAAACACAGCTAACAGGCTATAAGTGAATTTATTTTGCTTAATAAGCGGGATAATAAATCCGGCAAATAATAATAAACTTGCAGCTAGAACTAGATCGAAATTCAAACGATGCGGAAAAAGGACAATAACTGATGGATCATATAGAAATGTTTGAACATAGAAAACAGGAAAGATGAGCCTGATAAAAGGCAAGCTGATAAGTACTAATCCCGCAAGTGCCAATAAAATCAAACGAGGTGAGTATTTAATTGAAATGGTAATACCCCCTTACTAAAAATCATATAAGGTTATATTACCAAAACATTTCTTCGATACTCTTTTATATGCCTAAAAGAATAATTGATCGATTACGATTAATTAATCGAACCGTTTGGATCATAATTGCGTAAATCCTCTTTCGTTATTCCTTTGAATTTATTATCAATTATTTGATATTCGAACTGCAGAACTCTATCATGTGCAAAGTAAACATATTCAATATAAGGTTCATTTGTAAAGGTTACAACTACATAAAACTTAGGCAACTTAAATCCATAAACACCTTCCACCGATGCTATTTCACTTTCATTATATTCCATTTCATTCACAAGATAGTCCGTAACTCTATTTGCATAAATGTGTTCATTCGCTTTAATATAAATAAACCGAGCGAGAATGATACCTAGCACAAAAATAAGAAATAATAAAACTACTTTAAATTTTTTTGGCATATTTATACCTCCACGACATATATACGAATGCTTCTTTAATTGAAAAATGCTAAATAAATTACAATGGCGATAATGATTATAAAAATAAGGATTCCTGTCCCTTTCCACCCTAAATCCCCGATTAAATCTTGAAGGCCCCCACCGTGCATTGCTGCCGGGTTTCTCTTTAATTCTTGCTGTCTTAATCGTTCTCTTCTTGCTTCTGGAGTTTCTTGTTCTTTATTCATTTTTAATTCCTCCTGCAACACCAAATAAAATTAGTAATCTTTCCCGCAAGTAGTACATCGATGATCTGCATCATTTTCGCCATACATCCGAAGTTCCTTTTCTACGTTACAAACACGGCACTTTTCAAATCGTATTTGAGGCAATGTCCCCGCTTCTGCTAATGGTACCCATTGTTCTTCATACAAATTTTTAGTCATCCCATAGTCGATTAAAACCAGATTTCCCTCTTCATCTAATCCGTAATTTCCGCTATCTTTAAAATCAAAGCCGTCGAGTTCTTGATCAATAATCTGGATTGCGGTTTTTAAATCTTTCGTTATTCTGGGGTCTTTCTCCAAATCGATATCGTATGAGCAATGATTGTTTAATGGGAGTTGCTCAAAAAAAGGCTGAACGACATAGCTCTCACTCAAAAAAAGTATGGGTGCAAGATGTTTTTCCAGACCCTGCATTTCCAAGAATTTGTACATTTCAAATTCATTTTTACTTTGGTCATACCCGATCGGATGTAAAAAAGTCTTTATGACAATGTCTTCAAAACGATAAACTTTTCTCGTTGAGCCGATTCCGATCATTTCAGCTTGTTTAAGCAATTCTTCTATATTCTCTACTACTTTGAAAATATTCATTTCTCCATCTCCGTATCATCTATGTATTCAGTTCCCGCTAAAAATTAAGCGCTAATTCTTTTAAAAGAATAGCGCTTGAAAACTATTGTGGAATTTTTGTTCCTTGATGGAATTGCATCTTCCAGTGTCCTTCGACTAATTTCCAAATTGAACTCCTTAGTGAATGCTGATTATTAAGCTCATTATAAATTCGATACGTGGCAAGTACGATCTCTTCAGATAATGAATGTATTTCAAAATCACTCATTGTCATTTGTACGATTCCAAGCGTCGCTTCGTTAATCTCCTGATCTTTGTACAACACTTTCCCTGAGCTTCCAAATTCAAAAAAATCGTCAGAAAGTAAGCTTGTTAGCTCCTCTTTCGATGTCCGAATTTCAGGTAACAACAACTTGTTTTCAAGATGAAATATATTTCTTTCTAATGCTGATTTATTCGCCACTTTCCTACCACCTTTCAATCCAAAGTATTGTATATAGTACGATCCTAATCTACCAATGAAATACTAGGTGATTGGCAGCCATAGGAGTAGGTGCTAAATCCCAAATAATAGAAACACTTATAGATATAGTAAACTAATTATACATGTTTTTATTTAATCTTCATCAATTTCTTCTGCAATGTTATTGATTCTTTCCAACATTGGCGGATGAGTATAGCGGAACCATTTCACAAGTACCGGCGGATTCACTTCACTAAGACCGGCTTTCGTCAGCTGTTGAAACGATGAAATCGCTGCTTCAGGATTTTCCACAAGCTCTATCGCAAATTCATCAGCACGGTTTTCCTGATAACGTGAAATCGCATTGGACAATGGGCTAGAGAAGAATAGTAAAAAGGATGAGATTATTAAAAACAGCGGCAATGAATTCAAATTGCCCATTTCTTTAATTTTCAGGATCGATCCGTAACGGTGAATTATCCTAGGCATGATTTTTGCGATCAGCCAAAGTCCAATGAGCGTCATAATTAAATAGACCGCGATATTAATATAAATATCCTTCAGCAAATAATGCCCCATCTCATGTGCCATGATAAACAGAATTTCATCATGTGTTAACCGGTTTAACGTCGTATCCCACAGCACAATCCGTGAATTATCGCCGATTCCAGTCACATAGGCATTTAAAGCATTTGTTTTCTCCGACATATTCACTTCAAACACATGGTCAGATGGGATATCTGCCTCTTCTGCCAAAGATAGAATTTTCGTCTCTAACTCCTTGTCTGTTAACGGAGAAAAATCATTGTAGATCGGATCGATGACGACAGGTTGAATAAACATCAGGAAGATTGAAAACGGTACTGTTAAAGCCCATGCATAGAGCCACCATTTTTTAGGACTTTTTCTAATTAGCCAGTAAAGAACTGCTATGATGATGACCGACATCCCAAAATCCAGCCAAAAATCGATGATATTTTCCCTCATCCATGAAGAAAAAATTTGTGTACTGATTCCATAGCTTTTACTAAGCGTATAACGGTAATAATCCAGTGGAAATTGGAGGATGAATAACAACAAAGAAAGGAAAAACAGATACATTGCTGTTCTGAAAATGGACCATTTAAATTGTTTAGCACTCCATTTCTCAAACAGACGTGATATACCCGTAATTAAAATAACGAAGTAAAGCAGCCATTCCAATGGCGTCGTAATAAAGAACAGGAAATTCCTTGTCTTTGATAATTCTTCACTTAGCAGCAGTTCTTGCGTTGTAAGAAAAGTGCTTGGGTCAGCTGCTGTTCCTTGAAGAGCGGCTGGAATTCCACTATTTTGTCCAAGGAAAAAATACAGATACATTGCCACTACATACAGACCAAATCCAATGACAGCCATTAAACCCCATTTTTTTGTCATTCCTTTTACACCTCAATTCATTCGTTACCATATCCTATTATTGAAATGCGGAAATCATATCTCCCAAGTTGATCAATCTCAATTTTTGATGGTTCTATCCATCTTGGAATCTTCATAAATTGACTCAATCTAAAATCGAAGAAACAAGGAGCGTTTAACCATGTTGTTTGCTGTTCATTATTTGGAAAATAATACGCCTGTTCTAAGTCAGTGTTTAGAACGTATTCCTGATGTAGATGAGGATTTAAAAATAAAAGGGCGTAAAGGAAAAGTTGTAAATGTCGTGCAAATCGAAGAAAGTAAATACCACGTCCATGTCGTTCTAGAAAAAGTAATTAAAAAGCAAGATTTATTAAAAGACGATAAAAAGAAAAGACGTTGATCTAAGGGAAATTTGCCGGAAATAAAAGTAAAAATATAACAGTTTCCTATATACCTCTCCCTTTGTGAATGCTATACTAACTGGTAAGAACATTTTGTTTCTTATCCCGGTCTTGTAGCTCAGTTGGGAGAGCACCACCTCGACAAGGTGGGGGTCGCTGGTTCGAGACCAGTCGGGACCATCAAATTAATAGGCTCGTAAAATCCTTCTTTTTTTCCTTTTCTAAAATCTTGACAAAAAATCAGTAACCTTTCTAATCGGTTACTGATTTTTTAGATAGTCTCCCCTATTATTTTAAAGGTTTAATAATATAATCCTCACCTAAATCGACTATATTCAAGTTTAAATCTTTTGTCATTTCCTGTATCTCTGCCGGCTCAAGAGAAGTTCCAACAATCGCCTGTCCCTTCGTTTTTGATAATACTTCAAAAAGCTGCTTTTGACTCTTCACAGCCATTTGCTGCTGACCCGGTTCATCAAAAACCATTAGTCCAGGATGGTTTCCACCATACTGCTGACTTGTCTTATAAATAGCTATTACATAAGACCAGATTAATCGGATATTATCGCTTGCCGAAGAATTAAATTTAATATCAAAACCACTTACGATAGGAGTGTATTTATCATGTGAAATTGCAATTTCATTTGTTTTAATACTGGAAAAACTAAATTCCTTTAACAAGCTTAAAAACTCTTTCTCGAAATAAGCTAGCTTCTTTTTATCCAGTTCCGAGAAGTAATCTTTCGGCAAGGCTTCCTGTCTGGATAAATAATTTCGCCACTCTTCCTTTACATTATCAAAACGCTGGTCAATTTTTTCAAAAGAATTACTTGCATCTTGCAGCTTATTTAATAGGATTTTCAACTCCACCAATTTTTCCATTTCCTTCTTAGTAGGCAATTGTGGATTTTCACTTAATTCGGATTTATAAAGCCTTAACTCTCTTCTAGCATTATCAAGATGTTCAGAAATTGCATCATGCTTGGATCTCTTATTTTGAATAACTTTTTGCGATTGCTTTATACCGAAATTGAGTGTATTAATTTGTTCTTTTATAAAAGTTATATTCTCTGATAAATCTAATGGCTGGATACTTGTTTCTGGAGGCATAAGCGAATCTTCAACATGCTGATTACAAGTAGGGCATACACCAATAGAAAGGCTCGAATCCACCATTGAACCTAATTTGTACAGTTTTTCAGCTTCTTGATTTCGTTTTAAATCTATTTCTAAATTTTTAAGGTTTTCAATCATAGAACGATGATTGTTTCTTTCTAAATGTAAATCCTGTTTGATAGAATTTATTTCACTTTGCAATTGTAAAACAAGCATTTCTTGCTCTTTTACCTTCTTTTCGTACTCTGAGGTAACACTGGATATTTTGACAATATTATAGTTTTCTTTTTCTTTTATCGAGCGCTCTAATTGAAATATACGGTCAACAATTGAAACAAGTTTTTTATTCTCATCATACACATTTAACTTCAGCTCCTCTAACAGTGAAGGTTTTTCAGGAATACTCGTAACTTCCCCATGTATACTGACAACTAATTCTTCTATATCCTGTTTCAATGTAGACCATTTATTTGAAATTAAAGCCCTTTGTATTTTTAATTCTTCTCTCTCTTTCGTATTCTTGGTAACATCCATGTTCAATAAAAATTCAAATGCCCGTTTGGATAAATCTCTGATACCAAAACCTCCAGAGATAGGAGAGTAAAAACTGCTCCACCCTTTAGTTTGCTCCACAAAAAATAATGGAAAAAGGGTCTGAATATATAAAATCCTGTCCTTTCCTTCAAATGTAGGTACTTCAGGCAAATTCCATTCTAAAAAGCTGGCTAAAAAGGCATGAAATCCTGCTTTCTCTGTTGCAGAACCACTCATATGGACATAAAAATCTTTGGAATTCACTATTTCTTCTTTTGTGAGCTGAGGTCCAAAATGCACTCTTATTAATTTCTCATCAATGCTAGATGATTTTATCCATCGGGTCAGTGTTATAATATTCCCTTTTTGATTGGAAATCTCTAGCTGCACTTTGGATTCTAAAATCGGGACATCCTTTTCCAAATATGACAGCTTCTCTTTCAGCACAGGTTTCATGGTTTTTGCATTTCTTCCACCTAGCATTTCTTCAATGCCCAATACATAAAGTATGGAATTTAAAGTAGAACTTTTCCCTTTTGTATTTTTGGCTCTTAATATATTAAATCCTGACTGGAATGGAATATCGGTCCCAAATACTCCTTCAGCCGTATCAATCGTTATTTTAAAATAATTCAAATTTATTCGGTTCATGAGGAGTACCTCTCTTTAAATATTTGCAAAATGTACTTATCAGACAGACTTTTTTTAATTGTAGTTAAAAAATTTTTTTCTTCTAAGAATACATCTTCTTTCAGTATACTTTGTGCGAAAACTTCCCCTTTTTCAGTTAATGAGAATTTACCCGTACTATCATTGAATATAAAAACTCCCATTGCTACTCCGTAATTCAGCGCTCTATTTAAAAAGGGGTCAAAGCTGATAATTGGAAAGTTTCCCGTTTCCTTTAGATTCAGCAACCTTTCATAGCGGCCATGATTCTGCATGCCCCAGTTAAATAACTGTAGTTTTAACAGCGAAGCCGTCTGCTTCGTGGACGAAAGATGCAGAATAAGAGTTATCTGTGATATTCGGTACATCGGTCGCAATTCTGGGGAAATTGGCACTTTTTTTCTACTGAATCTAATTTCTTTTATTTCATCGAATGGCAAGTCCATTTTTTAACCTCCAAAATCCAGTGGGCAGTCAATAAGCCAGCTTGCGATTGCCTCATGGCACAAATCATTGTACACAGAGAATTCAAAAATATCATTGAAATCTTCCCCGATCAACGCAGTCCTATACTTGACCATGGTTTCTTCTAACAACTCTTTTGGAGCTAAATCTGACAGCAATGTCTCTTCTTCCAGATGACTTGCAATGGAACTTTTAATTCTCACTTGTTTCTCATATGCAGAACTATATGTCTGTTTCATGTAGTTTAGAATTTCCTGTCCCTTTATATAGTTTCGCACCTGTAAATCAATATATTTGTTAGTTTTTCTTTCCTTAATTCCTTGGTCCAAATGTTCAAAGAGATTCCCGATTTTCCTGTCTAATATTGCAATCGAAGACGTCTGGCACTGTTTCCAGTTAATAATTTCTGCTTCATCCGGCACTGATACTTCAATATTAATCTTTTCATTAAGAATACGTTTTACCTGAAGAATTTCTTTTCCGTAAAATAGCTCATCATGAGCAAGGACATCAAAATCATCATCTATTAAATCCTTCATAGTTTCATCTTTACGGTATTCGACCGCTTTTTCATGACAATGAGCAATAAGAGATTTATTAGTAATTTTCGGAGTAAGAAAAATCCATTTTTTTATTTTGACACCTTGAAGGAACTTTAATAATTGAGGCTTATATTTATTTAGTTTTTGTAGGTCTGTTGTCACTTTATCTCTTTGATGAGCATAAAGTTTAGCGGAATCATATTCATCGTCCGGACAGTAACACTGAAAAACTATTCCACTTCTTGTAAAACCCTCTATACCTAAATCGCCATTTGTATGCGCAGTCATTTCCTGATAACCATCAACTTCGTATTTCATTTTTAATAAGGTTTGACAATGTTCTTCCCAACTGTCCCCATTGTATGTACCAAAAGGTGTTTTGAGCATATTTCCCTCCGCACTATAAATATGTAGTTGCACTAATTATAATAGTAACATATTTTTACATTTTTAGTTAATATTTATCAATTATCTACATAGTCTTCAGAAAAATAAAAAAAGAGTAATACAAACCACTTGTTTACCCTTTTGTCCGCAATTTTTCCGCAAGATTTTTTCCAATTATTTTGTGTTACATTAGGTGGCGTTGTAAAAAATTCGCCAATGTCATTATCTGCACGCTAATGACCTAAAAACGTGGATCATCTTCTTATCAAAATCAATATCACCCCACTTTAACCCTAAAATTTCTCCTCTATGCATGCCTGTATAAATAGCAAGTAAAAAGGTTAAATAGTGTCTTTCACCGGTTATAATGACGTGCAGCAATATGCTTCCAAAAAAATCTCAAAAGAAGATGTCGTAGAAACAATATTGCAACCATTAAGTCTTACCGTTAGCATATAACAAAAGAGCTTAAAGAACATGAATAATTCGTGTTCTTTAAGCTTTATTCAAAACCTTATTTACGTCTGGGACGGTTCAGCTTAACTAATGTAAGTGCGGTAAAAATACGTAAGCATATTATTACATTAATCAGGCGGACATTTTAGATAGACGCTTTTCTTTATACACTAAACCTTGCGCTAAAAAAGCCGCGCCAATCATTTGCATGACTATTTTTACAATCACTTGACCCACTATAGCGGCAGGGACGGCTACCCAAGGGATAAAGCCTGCGCCCATTGGACTTAAGCCGACAACGACAAAAATAACTGAGTCTAACAAGCCGCCTACAATTCCACTATAAAACACACGCCACGCCATCGGTAATTTTAAACGTGTATAAATTTCTGTATCTGTCGTTTCAGCTACTAAAAATGACAAGGCGGAAGCTGCAACGATGACTAATGTATCTCCTAATGAAAAGGACACCACAGCTGATAAGACTAACGCCAGGAAAATAAAGAGGTATGTTTTTTTGCGGCCATATTTATTTTGAACAAGGTCTCGGAAAATAAATGTCGCCCCAATAAAGAAGGAGCCCATCGGTACAAGAAATATCCCGAATTCAAGTGGCATAAATCTCGCGGTTACGACATTTGCCGTAACAATTGATACTAAATAAAGTAAAACTCTTATCATAAAATCCTCCTATTTTAACGATTGTTCATAAGCTTCCATTCCTTGCAGACGAAGCTTACATGCTGGGCACTCCCCGCATCCATCCGCAATTATTCCGTTATAGCATGTCAATGTTTTGTGACGTACAAAGTCAAACGCACCTAGCTGATCTGCTAAAGCCCATGTCTCGGCTTTATTAATCCACATGAGTGGCGTATGAATAACAAATGATGTGTCCATCGATAAATTTAATGTGACATTTAAGGATTTCACAAAGGCATCGCGACAATCTGGATAGCCACTAAAATCGGTTTCACATACACCTGTCACAATATGCTTCGCGCCAATTTGGCTTGCTAAAATTCACTAAATTACGACCCGGCACAAACGTAGAGGGGAGCTCGCCTGCCACGCCTTCTTGTATTTCGATATCGTCACGCGTCAAAGCATTCGGTGCTAATTGATTTAAGAGCGACATATTTAAAATATGATGTCGTACGTTCAACTCCTGTGCAATCTGTTTCGCACACTCAATCTCGAGTGCATGCCGTTGTCCATAATCAAAAGTAACGACTTCAACCTCTTTAAAGTTTTTTAAAGCCCAAAACAAACAAGTTGTACTATCTTGCCCGCCACTAAATACAACAACGGCTTTCTCATGTTTCATTCTTTTTCTCCCCTTTCTTAAACCAAAAACAGCACTAAGAGGCAGTACTAGTTAATCTTTTTTTATAGAGGGTTGTTAATAACCGCTCTAGGCTATTTGAATAAAAAATTATCGATTATCAATTTTTTCAGGATATAAATCATGATTCATTAAACGATAGTTTGCTATTTCTTCATATTTCGTACCTGGACGGCCGTAGTTGCACCATGGATCGATTGAAATACCTCCTCGTGGCGTAAACTTGCCCCATACTTCAATATAGCGGGGATCTAGAAGTTTAATTAAA
This genomic window from Solibacillus sp. FSL R5-0449 contains:
- a CDS encoding VUT family protein, with product MRVLLYLVSIVTANVVTARFMPLEFGIFLVPMGSFFIGATFIFRDLVQNKYGRKKTYLFIFLALVLSAVVSFSLGDTLVIVAASALSFLVAETTDTEIYTRLKLPMAWRVFYSGIVGGLLDSVIFVVVGLSPMGAGFIPWVAVPAAIVGQVIVKIVMQMIGAAFLAQGLVYKEKRLSKMSA
- a CDS encoding S-layer homology domain-containing protein — translated: MKKRILAAFGALIFACSLPLTEASAASSKQFSDVPASKYFAEAVYELAERNILGGYPDGTFKPGNSITRGQAAAIIAKMVKLDTANVKDPKFKDVSTANGYYKAIAALAENGIINGYGDGRYGPNDPIKRGQMASILVKAFDLPRYDYNSNEIPFKDVNYSLHGLNIFIIYKLGITSGTTPDTFSPNAFITRGQAAKMLKATEEVKPNMVTLEASELGFDQISRIEADAIDSHFYEGLLVKGKYLPTGHSGDQIQLIPLKEGTSTLVISGVKDGSEVYKKYYVHMKKENGKLELGLEQTEDSLPTVATLWFYENSMNEPLNDTVQNISLETMEGENLSDNVAFEQCGTNGGCIVIDNPGQYIATVRFTGGKVERYGIEAKPNKSSIYYDIRTLKEQRETVFKLDEKFDIGKHIIQTKDAEQLAIVTRDPGTNVFRAKATGENGYISVDFEKTVTERECFSENECVNNVWLGVTVNVSHIGSIVNVTINRNLMPNY
- a CDS encoding DUF4440 domain-containing protein; this translates as MANKSALERNIFHLENKLLLPEIRTSKEELTSLLSDDFFEFGSSGKVLYKDQEINEATLGIVQMTMSDFEIHSLSEEIVLATYRIYNELNNQHSLRSSIWKLVEGHWKMQFHQGTKIPQ
- a CDS encoding AAA family ATPase; the protein is MKRLVIMTVGKTHSGKTTFAYALEKQLNNSIVIDQDNHAEFLNTIYKKLQRDEGPNILKHALSKLIVDYAKAHTDYHFIICNSNRSINGREYLLQQVYPPTAFVRILVHFNLSDEVLHSRIKHSARSTAIFRGPITNFEELLIKQNLESLKEEIVDPSENEADYLFVINEEKDIDLVIQSIIHIAQTSL
- a CDS encoding VOC family protein; its protein translation is MNIEHITMYASNFEATKQFYIAKLEFPLHSEESDRFTILVGGTAVTFTKAPLNENPFYHFAFDIPSNQFEEAKAWTKGKVTLSKEQGKDEVYFEGIDAKSIYFEDPAGNIVEFICRFSDAKQNTTPFNASSLQKVSEMSIVVKDKLKSASAFHEVSIFERDHKEISAEGLTFMGAREDASYLLFVNEGRTWFFSNKKAEVFPLEVLLTDGVLLKIDGKLELVSSNRD
- a CDS encoding M48 family metallopeptidase, which codes for MTKKWGLMAVIGFGLYVVAMYLYFFLGQNSGIPAALQGTAADPSTFLTTQELLLSEELSKTRNFLFFITTPLEWLLYFVILITGISRLFEKWSAKQFKWSIFRTAMYLFFLSLLLFILQFPLDYYRYTLSKSYGISTQIFSSWMRENIIDFWLDFGMSVIIIAVLYWLIRKSPKKWWLYAWALTVPFSIFLMFIQPVVIDPIYNDFSPLTDKELETKILSLAEEADIPSDHVFEVNMSEKTNALNAYVTGIGDNSRIVLWDTTLNRLTHDEILFIMAHEMGHYLLKDIYINIAVYLIMTLIGLWLIAKIMPRIIHRYGSILKIKEMGNLNSLPLFLIISSFLLFFSSPLSNAISRYQENRADEFAIELVENPEAAISSFQQLTKAGLSEVNPPVLVKWFRYTHPPMLERINNIAEEIDED
- a CDS encoding protein kinase, producing the protein MNIFKVVENIEELLKQAEMIGIGSTRKVYRFEDIVIKTFLHPIGYDQSKNEFEMYKFLEMQGLEKHLAPILFLSESYVVQPFFEQLPLNNHCSYDIDLEKDPRITKDLKTAIQIIDQELDGFDFKDSGNYGLDEEGNLVLIDYGMTKNLYEEQWVPLAEAGTLPQIRFEKCRVCNVEKELRMYGENDADHRCTTCGKDY
- a CDS encoding DUF6366 family protein, which encodes MNKEQETPEARRERLRQQELKRNPAAMHGGGLQDLIGDLGWKGTGILIFIIIIAIVIYLAFFN
- a CDS encoding DUF3139 domain-containing protein, producing MPKKFKVVLLFLIFVLGIILARFIYIKANEHIYANRVTDYLVNEMEYNESEIASVEGVYGFKLPKFYVVVTFTNEPYIEYVYFAHDRVLQFEYQIIDNKFKGITKEDLRNYDPNGSIN